In Amycolatopsis sp. EV170708-02-1, the following are encoded in one genomic region:
- a CDS encoding helix-turn-helix transcriptional regulator, with the protein MRIELTLQDLTRVRLAPEADPLAELVSSLQILQRRDAGSALFNRWRHRVRLGLAESASVLLWLCRPYAPIPAFLVPGIDESGLEAGLAEVARTDSVGLKTALRDLPVNRELPSWAAGLPDGDTAGLPKLVQAMQDYFELSLAPGWEPARAQVDADRGMRAQLLLHDGVDAMLTSLRPLVRWSSPVLEVGDGIVGSRGADGAGLIISPTYFAVCPVIVPAAGRAPVRLLYPSVRQAAPSTGYGRDVRRSPDTALADLLGPTRAATLAVLAVGCSTSELAARLGVTPSAASKHAAVLRRAGLITTERDRNAVLHSLTPLGTALLGS; encoded by the coding sequence GTGCGCATCGAGCTGACGTTGCAGGACCTGACGCGCGTTCGGCTCGCGCCCGAAGCCGATCCCTTGGCCGAGCTGGTTTCGAGCCTGCAGATCCTGCAACGGCGCGACGCGGGCTCGGCGTTGTTCAACCGGTGGCGGCATCGGGTCCGGCTCGGCTTGGCGGAGTCGGCTTCGGTGCTGCTGTGGTTGTGCCGCCCGTATGCGCCGATCCCGGCGTTCCTCGTGCCGGGCATCGACGAAAGTGGTTTGGAGGCGGGACTCGCGGAGGTCGCCCGTACCGACTCGGTCGGCTTGAAAACGGCATTGCGGGATCTCCCGGTGAACCGGGAGCTGCCGTCGTGGGCGGCGGGATTGCCGGACGGCGACACGGCCGGGCTGCCGAAACTCGTCCAGGCGATGCAGGACTACTTCGAACTGTCGCTGGCGCCCGGTTGGGAGCCGGCGCGGGCGCAGGTCGACGCGGACCGGGGGATGCGCGCGCAGCTGCTCCTGCACGACGGGGTGGACGCGATGCTCACGAGCCTGCGGCCGCTGGTGCGCTGGTCCTCGCCGGTGCTGGAGGTCGGCGACGGGATCGTCGGTTCCCGCGGTGCGGACGGCGCCGGGCTGATCATCTCGCCGACGTACTTCGCGGTGTGCCCGGTGATCGTCCCAGCGGCGGGGCGGGCACCGGTTCGGCTGCTCTACCCCTCGGTGCGGCAGGCCGCCCCGTCGACCGGATATGGCCGCGACGTGCGGAGATCGCCGGACACCGCCCTCGCCGACCTGCTGGGCCCGACCCGGGCGGCGACGCTGGCGGTCCTGGCGGTCGGCTGCAGCACCTCGGAGCTGGCCGCCAGGCTGGGCGTGACCCCGTCGGCGGCGAGCAAGCACGCCGCCGTGTTGCGGCGCGCGGGGCTCATCACCACCGAACGGGACCGCAACGCCGTGCTGCATTCGCTGACGCCGCTGGGCACCGCGCTCCTGGGCTC
- a CDS encoding RICIN domain-containing protein encodes MTKMKRLAGIIAAAAGVLTLVTAPAATAAPKPAGDGFNTVTVHGIKLIPVKRTSTGARTQAAGVADADMYLIPSGLNPNKCWDADLNTINRNGTKMQLWDCNLNADHQAFYITDNPEGYSRFQNVASGRYLDADLNSINKNGTIVQLWDFIAGAKNQWWAGTVNPEGYVRFQSPASGRYLTAEGNSSTNGTRLQLWSFIAGGRSQWWGDTPA; translated from the coding sequence ATGACGAAAATGAAGCGCCTGGCGGGAATCATCGCCGCCGCCGCGGGTGTCCTGACCCTGGTCACCGCTCCGGCCGCGACCGCGGCCCCGAAGCCCGCCGGCGACGGGTTCAACACCGTCACCGTGCACGGCATCAAGCTCATCCCGGTCAAGCGCACCTCGACCGGTGCGCGCACGCAGGCCGCGGGTGTCGCCGACGCGGACATGTACCTCATCCCGTCCGGGCTCAACCCGAACAAGTGCTGGGACGCCGACCTCAACACCATCAACCGCAACGGCACCAAGATGCAGCTCTGGGACTGCAACCTGAACGCGGACCACCAGGCGTTCTACATCACCGACAACCCCGAGGGCTACTCCCGCTTCCAGAACGTGGCCAGCGGCCGCTACCTGGACGCGGACCTCAACAGCATCAACAAGAACGGCACCATCGTCCAGCTCTGGGACTTCATCGCCGGTGCCAAGAACCAGTGGTGGGCCGGCACCGTCAACCCCGAGGGTTACGTCCGCTTCCAGAGCCCGGCCAGCGGCCGCTACCTGACCGCTGAGGGCAACTCGTCCACCAACGGCACCCGGCTCCAGCTGTGGAGCTTCATCGCCGGTGGCCGCAGCCAGTGGTGGGGCGACACCCCCGCCTGA
- the prcA gene encoding proteasome subunit alpha, with protein sequence MTMPLYASPEQLMRERSEIARKGIARGRSVVVLKYRGGVLFVAENPSATLHKVSEIYDRIGFAAVGRYSEFENLRVAGIRHADLKGYQYDRRDVSARALANAYAATLGSIFTEQLKPFEVEVCVAEVGATAAEDQLYRLTYDGSIFDEPKFVVMGGQADTLSTKLKESFESDMELEAALGVAVKALRDNTPTPSNGDSDPVKLEVAVLERERRGRKFRRVAGAALEALLPAEPEEPKKDDADGDKPDGESKKD encoded by the coding sequence GTGACGATGCCGTTGTACGCCTCTCCCGAGCAGTTGATGCGGGAGCGTTCCGAGATCGCGCGCAAGGGCATCGCGCGTGGCCGGAGCGTGGTCGTGCTCAAGTACCGCGGTGGCGTGCTGTTCGTGGCCGAGAACCCCTCGGCGACGTTGCACAAGGTGTCGGAGATCTACGACCGGATCGGTTTCGCGGCCGTGGGCCGCTACAGCGAGTTCGAGAACCTCCGTGTCGCCGGTATCCGGCACGCGGACCTGAAGGGCTACCAGTACGACCGGCGGGACGTCAGCGCGCGTGCGCTGGCGAACGCGTACGCCGCGACGCTGGGCAGCATCTTCACCGAGCAGCTGAAACCGTTCGAGGTCGAGGTCTGCGTCGCCGAGGTCGGCGCGACCGCCGCCGAGGACCAGCTGTACCGGTTGACCTACGACGGTTCGATCTTCGACGAGCCGAAGTTCGTCGTGATGGGCGGTCAGGCCGACACGCTCAGCACGAAGCTCAAGGAGAGCTTCGAGTCGGACATGGAGCTGGAAGCGGCGCTCGGCGTCGCGGTGAAGGCGTTGCGAGACAACACCCCCACGCCCTCGAACGGCGATTCGGACCCGGTGAAGCTCGAGGTCGCCGTGCTGGAGCGGGAACGGCGGGGCCGCAAGTTCCGCCGGGTCGCCGGTGCGGCGCTGGAGGCGCTGCTGCCCGCCGAGCCGGAAGAGCCGAAGAAGGACGACGCCGACGGCGACAAGCCGGATGGTGAGTCCAAGAAGGACTGA
- the prcB gene encoding proteasome subunit beta yields the protein MEHTSGKSALPAAYFSSATSSFSDFLRAQAPELLPERRVATGAGGLDAPHGTTIVAVKFAGGVLIAGDRRATSGNLIASRDMEKVHVTDEYSAVGIAGSAGLAIEMVRLYAVELAHYEKIEGVSLSLDGKTNKLAGLVKSNLEMAMAGLAVLPLFVGYDPDAEDAKHAGRIVSYDATGGRYEENAGYHAIGSGSLFAKGSLKKLYDPDADAEGAIRTAVEALYDAADDDTATGGPDLVRRIFPTIVTVTAEQGAVALPLEQTTAVAEAVVAGRAERGR from the coding sequence ATGGAACACACCTCGGGTAAGTCGGCGCTGCCCGCCGCGTACTTCTCGTCGGCGACCTCGTCGTTCTCGGACTTCCTTCGGGCGCAGGCGCCCGAGCTGCTCCCGGAGCGGCGGGTCGCGACGGGCGCGGGCGGGCTGGACGCGCCGCACGGCACGACGATCGTCGCGGTCAAGTTCGCGGGCGGGGTGCTGATCGCCGGTGACCGGCGGGCGACGTCGGGCAACCTGATCGCCTCACGCGACATGGAGAAGGTCCACGTCACCGACGAGTACTCGGCGGTGGGCATCGCGGGCTCGGCCGGGCTGGCGATCGAGATGGTGCGGCTGTACGCGGTCGAACTGGCGCACTACGAGAAGATCGAGGGTGTTTCGCTCTCGCTCGACGGCAAGACGAACAAGCTCGCGGGGCTGGTGAAGTCCAACCTCGAGATGGCGATGGCCGGGCTGGCCGTGCTGCCGCTGTTCGTCGGGTACGACCCCGACGCCGAGGACGCGAAGCACGCGGGCCGCATCGTCTCGTACGACGCGACGGGCGGGCGCTACGAGGAGAACGCCGGCTACCACGCCATCGGCTCGGGTTCGCTGTTCGCGAAGGGCTCGCTGAAGAAGCTGTACGACCCGGACGCGGACGCCGAAGGCGCGATCCGGACGGCGGTGGAGGCGTTGTACGACGCGGCGGACGACGACACCGCGACCGGCGGGCCGGATCTGGTGCGCCGGATCTTCCCGACGATCGTGACGGTCACCGCGGAGCAGGGTGCGGTGGCGTTGCCGCTCGAGCAGACGACCGCGGTGGCCGAGGCGGTCGTGGCCGGACGAGCCGAGCGCGGGCGCTAG
- a CDS encoding ubiquitin-like protein Pup has translation MAQEKIEKHGGGDSDEEFEEGGPAGQERREKLGEDVDTILDEIDDVLEENAEDFVRAYVQKGGE, from the coding sequence ATGGCTCAGGAAAAGATCGAAAAGCACGGCGGCGGCGACTCGGACGAAGAGTTCGAGGAAGGCGGTCCGGCGGGCCAGGAGCGGCGCGAGAAGCTCGGTGAGGACGTCGACACGATCCTCGACGAGATCGACGACGTGCTCGAGGAGAACGCCGAGGACTTCGTGCGCGCGTACGTGCAAAAGGGCGGCGAGTAG